Within the Terriglobia bacterium genome, the region TCTCGCGAAGCCTCCGGAAGCGGTCCTTCCATCGCCGACTTCGATTCGTCCGCATAAGGATGATCGAACAAACCCAGCGCAAACTTCACGCGCAGCACTTCCCGGACCGCCTCATTGAGGGTAGCCATCGGCACCGCGCCCAAGCGCACCAGTTGCACCAGGCTGGTGTGGTACGCGTTGCTCTCCATGTCCATATTCACGCCAGCCAGCACGGCCTTCTCGGCTGCCTGTGACGGATCGAGCGCCAATCCCTGCGGAATCAGTTCTCCCACCGAATTCCAGTCGCTCACCACAAATCCCCGGAAGCCCCACTCCTTGCGCAACACCTGCCGTAACGTAAACGCGTTTGCCGAAGACGAAACTCCGTCCAGCGAATTGAACGCGCTCATGAATGTCGCCGCGCCGGCATTTTCCGCGGCGTGAAACGGCGGCAAGTAAATCTGTCGCAGAGTGCGTTCGGACATATCAGTCGTGTTGTAATCGCGTCCACCCTCAGCCGCCCCGTATCCGACGTAATGCTTCACGCACGCTGCGATCGACATCGGATCGTTGAGCTTCGTCCCCTGGTAACCGCGAACATACGCCGCCGCGACCAGCGAACCGAGATACGGATCTTCTCCCGCGCCCTCTGTGATCCGCCCCCATCGCGCGTCTCGCGCGATATCGACCATCGGAGAGAACGTCCAGCGGATACCCTCCGTTGCCGCTTCAAGCGCCGCGATTCGCGCTGACTGCTCGATCAGCGGGATGTCCCATGTCGACGACATCGCCAGCGGAACCGGGAACGTTGTTCGCAGTCCGTGGATCACGTCCTGCCCGAAGATTAGCGGAATATGCATCCGCGACTTCTCCACCGCGATCCGCTGCATTTCATTCGTCTTCTTCGCTCCCGAGAGATTGAAGAGCGAGCCGACCTGCCCCGCCGCGATCATGTCGGGGTAATCGTTGCGTCCCGTTCCCGGTCCCGTCGGACTGCCCGCCGAATACTGAACAAGCTGCCCGACCTTCTCTTCAACCGTCATCTTCTGCAGGAGAGCGTCGATCCGCTTCTCAACCGCAGGCGACACGGTGAACGGTTGTTGTGCAACGGCTGCAATGGAGAATAGGAGAAAAGAGATAAGGACAACACGACGCGCGGAAAGAGAATGGCGCATTACGTTAACCCTCCCACAAAATCGATTTACTAGTGTACTTGCGAAATTGCGAGATGCACAGAGGTAACCACAACACCCGAAGCAATCAGAACCGCGGTGCGGTCACTCCCGCTTCACTGAGACTCCCAAAGCTACCGCCGCGTGGCACAAAACGGCAACCCTCGCCGCTTTTCTAATTCTTCCTTCAGAAATTCTGAACGAATTCGCTCCGAATCCCAACTCCCTGCTTTCGCATCCATTGCAGGGAGCGAGCCGTGACGCATATCATTTCCGCTCACGTGAATAACGATCCTGCCGGATTCATTCCACAAGGAGTTTTCAATGGCAACGACGGACGTGATCACCAATACTGCGCAATTCGGAATCATAGGCCTCGGGGTTATGGGACAAAACCTCGCCCTCAACATTGAAGACCACGGCCGCAAAGTCGCCGTCTGGAACCTTGAGCCCGATTGGGTCGATCGCTTTGTTGCCCAGAATGCTGATCGGCAGATCGTCGGCACCAAGTCGCTTCAGGATTTTGCCGCCGCTCTCGCACCACCACGTCGCATCCTCATGATGATCAAAGCCGGCGATCCCGTCGACCAGATGATGCACAAACTCGCCCCCATTCTTTCGCCCGGCGACATAGTTATCGACGGCGGCAATTCCTTCTTCAAGGATACGCAGCGCCGCGAAGCCGAGTGGCGCGGCAAAGGCCTGAAGTTTTTCGGAATGGGAGTCTCCGGTGGCGAAGAAGGCGCGCGCTACGGCCCATCGCTCATGCCCGGCGGCGACAAAGATGCCTACGAGCACATGCGACCCATCCTCGAATCCATCGCCGCAAAAAGCGATTCCGGCCCGTGTGTAACGTACGTCGGACCCGATGGCGCCGGCCACTTCGTCAAGATGGTTCACAACGGCATTGAATACGGCGACATGCAACTCATCGCCGAAGCCTACGACCTTCTCCGGCGCGGACTCGGACTTGGGGCGAAAGAACTCTCGGAGATCTTCGCCAGTTGGAACGCTGGCCTGCTCGAATCTTATTTGATCGACATCACCGCGCAGGTGCTCAGTGTCACCGATCCAGAAACCGGCAAGCCCCTCGTCGACCTCGTTCTCGACAAGGCCGGGCAGAAGGGTACCGGCAAATGGACCGCCCAGATCGCGCTCGATCTCGCCATTCCCATCCCGACCATCGCCGCCGCCATCGACGCCCGCGTCCTCTCCAGCATGAAGGACGAGCGCGTTCGTGCCGCCAAGCAATACGGCCGCACCGGCGTCCGGCCTTATTCCAGCGATAAAAAAACATTCATCTCGGCGGTGAAGAATGCGCTCTACGCCGCCAAGGTCTGCTCTTACGCCCAAGGCATGAGCCTGATTCGCGCCGGTTCCGACGAATACAACTGGGGCATCAATCTTCGGGAGATGGCCCGCATCTGGAAAGCCGGTTGCATCATTCGAGCACGCCTGCTCGATTCCATCATGCAGGCTTACGAGCGCCGCACCGACCTTACGAATCTTCTGCTGGACTCCGAATTCCAGAGGGAGATCGTCGCCGCCGAACCCGACTGGCGCCACGTCATTGCCACGTCTGTCTCGATGGGAGTTCCCGTCCCGGCGATGTCGGCCTCGCTCGCTTACTTCGACAGCTACACCGCCGCGCATCTTCCGCAGAATCTCACGCAGGCCCAGCGCGACTACTTCGGCGCTCACACTTATCAGCGCGCCGATCGCCCCGAAGCCGGCTTCGTCCACACCGATTGGCTAAACCTGCTGCACGAGAAAACGTAACGTATTCCACGCACAAGTCCCCAGACAATCCGGGGGCTTCGCCATAGAAGGCAGGAAGTAATGAGCACGGTTATTCAGGCCAACACCGTCGAGAAACCTAAAGCGCCGCCGCTCCCCGTCGCCGAACCTTGCCTCATGGTCATCTTCGGTGCCTCCGGCGATCTTACACGGCGCAAACTCATCCCAGCGCTCTTCGATCTCGCTTGCGTCGGCTGCATGAACCCGTTCTTCCAGGTGATTGGCACCGGCCGCACCGAGATGACCGACGACGCCTTCCGCCAGCAGATGCACGACGCCGCCAAATCCTCCCGCGACGCCCGCGACTTCAACGATCTCCGCTGGGACTGGTTCGCCGAGCGCCTGCATTACGTCACGGGCGACATCAAGGATCCGAAACTCTTCTCCCGCATCTCCGCCCGGCTCGACACTCTAAGCCAGGCCAGCCGTCCGCACAACCGCTTGTTCTATGTCTCGACCCCGGCCTCGCTGGCACCACCCATCGTCGCTGGTCTCGGCGACGCCGGACTCAACCATCACGCGAAGGGTTGGGCGCGCGTAATTCTTGAGAAGCCCTTCGGCCGCGATCTCCAATCCGCCCGAGCGTTGAACCTGGAAGTCCTCAAGGTCTTCGGCGAAGAGGACATCTACCGCATCGATCACTACCTCGGCAAAGAAACCGTCCAGAACATCCTCGTCTTCCGCTTCGGCAACTCCATTTTTGAACCCGTATGGAACCGTAATTACGTCGATTACGTCGAAATCACCGCTGCCGAAACCGTTGGCGTCGAAAACCGCGCCGCATTCTACGAGGAAACCGGCGCGTTGCGTGACATGGTCGCCAACCACCTGCTTCAACTGACGGCGCTCACCGCCATGGAGCCCCCGATTGCCTTCGAAGCCAACGCCGTCCGCGAACAAAAAGTCCAACTCTTCCGCTCGATTCGCCCCATGACCGTCGAGGAAGTCGCGAAGCGCACCGTTCGCGGCCAGTACGGTCCCGGAACGATCAACGGCAAGCCCGTTCCAGGCTATCGCGAGGAAAAGCGCGTCAACCCTCAGTCGCACACTGAAACCTTCGCCGCCGTCGAGTTTTACATCGACAACTGGCGCTGGGCCGGCGTGCCCTTCTTTATTCGCACGGGCAAGCGTCTCGCCCGTCCTATGACCGAGATCCGCGTTCATTTCAAGCGTACGCCGCAGGCCCTGTTCGCGCGCACGCCCGACGAAGAAGTCGAACCAAATGTGATCACGCTGACCATTCAGCCCAACGAAGGCATCTCGATTTCGTTCGGCGCGAAATACCCCGGTTCACAGATGAAGACCGTCCCGGTCCGCGCCGAGTTCGACTATGGCCGTTCTTTCGGTACTGCAACCCCAGTCGCCTATGAGACGCTGTTGCTCGACGCCATGCGCGGAGATGCCACGCTCTTCACTCGCGGCGACGAAATCGAAGCTGAGTGGCGTATCATCACACCGATTGAAGAAGCCTGGGCGCAGTTGCCCCCGCCGTCGTTCCCGAACTACGCTGCCGGCAGCGACGGCCCCGAATCGGCGCAGTCCATGATCAGAGGCGACCATCGCCGCTGGCGCAGCCTCGACTCGGAGCGATAACGGACTTTACTCTCAACGGAGAACCGCTTGGCAAACTCAGACCGCGAAATCCTTGTCTGCAACGACGACGACGACGTCGCTCGTGAAGCCGCTCGCCGATTCACCGCTCACGCCGGTGCCGCCATTCAGCAGCGTGGCCGCTTCGCCGTCGCCCTCTCCGGTGGACGCACTCCCCAGCGTCTTTACGAACTGCTCGCCGACGATCCCTACCGTGACCGCATCGACTGGTCTCTCGTCCATTTCTTCTGGGGAGACGAGCGGTTCGTCCCCTCGACCAACAAGGCCAGCAACTATCACATGACCGAAGTCGCTCTGCTGGAGGCTCTCGAGTTGAACAACGGCAACGTGCATCGCGTCCATACGGAACTGGAAAACGCCGACACCGCTGCCGCCGCCTATGAACGCGAACTTATCACGTTCTTCCAAGCCGCCCCGGGAGAAATTCCAAAGTTCGACCTTATCCTCCTCGGCCTTGGAACCAACGGACACACCGCGTCGCTGTTCCCGCACTCCAAGCTCCTGCATGAGAACTCGCACCTCGTCGCTGCCGAATACATCGACGAAGTCAAGCAGTCGCGCATCAGCTTCACAGCTCCGTTACTGAACGCCGCGCGCGATGTCCTGTTTCTCGTGACCGGATTGGAAAAGGCCGGCGTCGTGAATGAAGTCCTGTTCGGACCGCGCGACCCGGAGCGTCTGCCCGCTCAACTCATTCACTCTGCATCCGGCTCTGAAACATGGCTGCTCGATCGCGAAGCCGCAGCCAGCCTCCCGAAAGATTCCTTCGAAATCCTCCCATGATCGTCATCCTCATGGGAGTCGCCGGAGTCGGCAAAACAACCGTGGGAAGGCTTCTGGCCACACAACTCGGCTGGGAGTTCGCCGACGCCGACGCTTATCACTCGCCGCAGAATATAGAGAAGATGGCTGCCGGTATCCCTCTTAGCGATGCCGACCGCCGCCCCTGGCTGGGGACCTTGCGCCAGGCAATCGAATCATGGGTTGCGAACAATAAGAATGTGGTGCTCGCCTGCTCCGCCCTCAAGCAAAGTTACCGCGACCTCCTCGCCGTCAGCGCGAGCGTGAAGTTTGTGTATCTGAGCGGCACGTTTGCGCTAATAGACAAGCGCCTCCGCCAGCGCGCCGGCCACTATATGCACAACGACATGCTCGAAAGCCAACTCGCAGCTCTCGAAGAACCCGCCAGCACTCCCACCGTCGACGTCTCCGCAACTCCAGATGCAATCGTCCGCGAAATCCGCCATCAGCTCAAGCTTTAGTGTCAGTGCCTCACATCTGTCCTCGGTACCCCACATCTGTTGCAGTTAGCAGAGGTGGATCTATCCCCACCTCTCATCAGTTCCAGCAGCTTCCGTGTCTCCGACCCGCATCCCATCCTCCTTCGCAGGACAACGTCTCCCGACAAATCACATCCAAGTAGAACGCGTCATTTTGTCTCTGAATTCTGGCGCGCTCCATTTCGAACTCGCCGAGGTTCCCGTAAGCGTGAAACTGTACACGGCGCTTTCACTATTAATTCGTAGCACCGCCCGCCCTCGTACTCCTATTGGTATCACTGTCGTATTCCTGCTCCTTCTGAGTTTCTGCTCCGGCGCATTCGCGCAAGCCACCGCACCCCAGACCAAGCAGGCCATGAAAGCCTATGAGGGCCAGCGCGTCGCCTCGCTCATCTTCGCCGGGCGTCCCGACCTGAACACGAACGACCTGATGAATGTCGTCAGCCAGAAAGTTGACCAGCCGTTCTCGAATGCCAAGATCGATCAGTCGATTGCCGCCCTGAAGAAGGTCGGTCACTTCACCGATGTCACCGTCGAGATCCGGCCACTTGCCAACGGCGTCAACGTTCGCCTCGTGCTTCAGCCAGCGCTTTATCTGGGCATCTACACTTTTTCCGGTTCCGGCTTTTTTTCATATAGCGGATTGCTCCAGGCCGCCGCGTACCCGGTGAAAACCGCCTACTCCACTGAAGACATTGCGACAGCGCAGAAAGGCCTCGAGGCACTTTTTCGCCGCACCGGATTTTTCACTGCCGTTGTCACTCCCGAGATCCAACCGGACTTCCAGGAGGGCCTCGTCAATGTCGTGTTCCACATCAAGCTCGGCAAGCGTGCCAAGTTCGGCAAAATCAATTTCCAGGGAGCGTCCCCGGAAATTGCGCGCAAACTTACTAAAGACATGCACTCCGTGTTCGCACGCCTTCACGCCGCTCATCTCGACACCGACGATACCTACTCCTACAAGCGGCTCACCAATGTTGCCCAATACTTACAGAACAAGCTCATAGCCGATCACTATCTGACTGCACAGGTGAACCTGGTTGCCGCGAACTACAATCCGCAAACTAATCACGCCGACGTCGACTTCAAGGTAACCACTGGTCCTATTGTTCGCACCAAGGTCATCGGCGGTGGCGTCTCCGGCAAGAACAAGCGCCAACTGATACCGATTGTGGCAGAGGACTCCGTGCAGCGGGGCGTCATCGAAGAAGGTCAGCAGAATCTGGTGTCGTACTTCCAATCGAAGGGATACTTCAGCGCCAAGGTCACCAACTCCGTCGTCCGCCAGCCCGGGAATGTCCTCATCACCTACGACGTCCGCAAAGGTCCCCGAAACAAGGTCGATGATATTTCCATGAAAGGGAACAGGCACATGGGCGACGACGAGTTGCTCGCGCACGTCGCAGTCGAGAAGGGCGGAATGATCACTAAAGGCAAGTACAGCCAGGAGCTGGTTCGCAAAAGCATTGACAACCTGCAGACCATCTACAAGAACGCCGGCTACAACAACACGAAGATCATTCCCCAGATCAAACGCGAATCCGACGGCGACATACACCTGACGTTCGTCATCGACGAAGGTCCGCTGGACACCGCTGCAACATTTCAGATGGTTGGCAATTCCGTTCCCGTCTCCAAGCTTGCTCCCGAAGGACTCGAGGTCGGAACTGGAAAAGCCTACTCGCAATATCTCGTCCAGCAGGACAAGAACCGGATTCTCGCAACTTACCTGAACCTTGGGTATCTCAACGCCAGCTTCAGTTCCGTCGCCAAGCCAAGTGCCTCCGATCCCCACGAGCTCAACGTCGTCTACAAGATCATCGAGGGACCACGCGTGCAGATCGCCCGCGTGATAACGGTTGGGCGCCACCATACCAGGCAGTCCCTCATCAAAACCGTCGCGAAGATTGAGCCTGAACAGCCTTTAAGCGAGACCGAGATGCTCGCCGCGGAAGGCCGACTCTATACCTTGAACATCTTCGATTGGGCGGAGATCGATCCTCGCGCCCCGGTAACAACGCAGTCTGAAGACGACGTTGTCATTAAGCTGCACGAGCAAAAACGTAACGAGATCACCTATGGATTCGGATTTGAAGTCATCAATCGCGGCGGCAGCGTGCCCAGCGGAACGGTCGCCGTGCCCGGCATTCCTCCTGTCGGCTTGCCTTCAAACTTCAAAACCAGCCAGAAGACCTTCTGGGGACCTCGAGGCTCGTTCGAGTACACGCGCCTCAACATGCGTGGCCGCGCGGAGACCCTCACCTTGGGAGGCCTTGCCAGCCGCCTCGATCAGCGCGGCTCACTCGCCTATCACATTCCCACATTCAGAAACTCCAGTTGGAACGTCACCGGAAATATCGGCGGCGAGAATAACAGCGAAAATCCCATTTACACCGCACGCATCGGCGAGGGCGGTTTGCAGTTCCAGCGCTTCATGGACGCGAAGAAGACCAAGAGTGTGATATTGCGGTACAACCTGCGCTACACCTCGCTCTCGCACCTTCTTATCCCCGACCTCGTGCCCGTTTCCGATCGCAACCTGCGAATCTCTACCCTGTCCGGCACCTTCGTCCGCGACACTCGTGACAATCCTCTGGACGCCCACAAGGGAATTTACGAGAGTGCCGAATTCGACCTGAACGCTGTCCCAATGGCATCAAGCGTGAACTTCGTCCGCTTCCTCGGCCAGGTCGCGTACTACAAGAACATCGGCATCGAGAACATCATCTGGGCCAACAGCATCCGTATTGGCCTCATGAACCCGTATGCAGGCAGCCGGGTCCCGCTCAGCGAAAAATTCTTCTCTGGTGGCGGCAGCACTCTCCGAGGGTTCCCGCTGAACGGAGCAGGGCCCCAGCGGACTATCGCCGCCTGCGGCAATCCCTCCGATCCGACTACCTGCGCTCGCATCCGTGTACCTGTTGGTGGCGATGCACTGTTCATCCTCAACTCGGAACTTCGAATTCCGGTGCCGCTCAAAAAAGGACTCGGCGTCGTCGGCTTCTACGACGGCGGCAACGTTTACTCGCACATCAGGTTCAGCGACTTCGCCTCGAACTATACGAACACCATCGGCTTCGGCGTCCGTTATGAGACTCCGGTCGGTCCAGTGCGCCTCGATATCGGTCACAACTTGAACGCGGTTCCCGGAATCAAAGCTACGCAGATATTCATCACGTTGGGGCAGGCGTTCTGATTCCGGTGCACTCCTCCCGGCGCTCTGCCCGTGGGGGCCAAGGTGGACTGGAAAAAAGCTCTCGGTTGGACCGCCGTAGGAATTCTGTCTCTGATCCTCCTCGTCGTAATTGCTGTCGCCATTGCGCTACACAGCTCTAAAGTCCACAACTACGTGCTCTCGTTACTCGAGCAGAAGGCCAGCACGGCTCTGAACGCGCGAGTCCAGGTACGTGACTTCACTCTGAACCTGCACAACCTCACGGTAGCCCTCAACGGCGCAACCATCCAGACCCGGCCTGGCGATCCCAAGCCGCTCCTTACTGCCGATCGCGTCTACGCCGACCTCAACGTGATTTCCCTGCTGCGTCGCGAATGGTATGTCAACAATATCGAGGTGCAGCATCCAGTCGTTCACCTCTATGTCGACAAGGCTGGCAACAACAACTTTCCGAAGCTGCAATCATCCGGCAGCAGTTCGAATACGAACCTGTTTCAACTCGGGATCCGTCACGCTCTGCTCGTCAACGGCGAGGTCTATTACAACGATCAGAAGCAACTCCTCAACGCAGACCTCCACGATCTTACGTTCAAGTCCAACTATGCCAACCAGGATGGCGGGCGCTATTACGGCGAACTAAGCTATCGGAATGGCCACATCCAATACGGACACTACGCTCCGCTCCCCCATGATCTCGACGCCAAGTTCGACGCCACACCAGCGCGCTTCCAACTCTCTCCCGCAGTGCTCTCCGTCGGCGGTTCCCGCGTCGATCTCTCGGCTACCGTCACCGACTACTCTGCTCCTAATCTCGACGCCAGCTACAACGCTCGCCTCGATCTCGGTGAACTTCGGGCCGCTCTGAATAGCCCCACGCTGCCCGTCGGCATGGTTCGCCTCGTCGGTACTGCAAAATACAAGAGCACTCCCGGCAGCACCACGCCACCACTGGACACA harbors:
- a CDS encoding gluconokinase; the encoded protein is MIVILMGVAGVGKTTVGRLLATQLGWEFADADAYHSPQNIEKMAAGIPLSDADRRPWLGTLRQAIESWVANNKNVVLACSALKQSYRDLLAVSASVKFVYLSGTFALIDKRLRQRAGHYMHNDMLESQLAALEEPASTPTVDVSATPDAIVREIRHQLKL
- a CDS encoding POTRA domain-containing protein yields the protein MSLNSGALHFELAEVPVSVKLYTALSLLIRSTARPRTPIGITVVFLLLLSFCSGAFAQATAPQTKQAMKAYEGQRVASLIFAGRPDLNTNDLMNVVSQKVDQPFSNAKIDQSIAALKKVGHFTDVTVEIRPLANGVNVRLVLQPALYLGIYTFSGSGFFSYSGLLQAAAYPVKTAYSTEDIATAQKGLEALFRRTGFFTAVVTPEIQPDFQEGLVNVVFHIKLGKRAKFGKINFQGASPEIARKLTKDMHSVFARLHAAHLDTDDTYSYKRLTNVAQYLQNKLIADHYLTAQVNLVAANYNPQTNHADVDFKVTTGPIVRTKVIGGGVSGKNKRQLIPIVAEDSVQRGVIEEGQQNLVSYFQSKGYFSAKVTNSVVRQPGNVLITYDVRKGPRNKVDDISMKGNRHMGDDELLAHVAVEKGGMITKGKYSQELVRKSIDNLQTIYKNAGYNNTKIIPQIKRESDGDIHLTFVIDEGPLDTAATFQMVGNSVPVSKLAPEGLEVGTGKAYSQYLVQQDKNRILATYLNLGYLNASFSSVAKPSASDPHELNVVYKIIEGPRVQIARVITVGRHHTRQSLIKTVAKIEPEQPLSETEMLAAEGRLYTLNIFDWAEIDPRAPVTTQSEDDVVIKLHEQKRNEITYGFGFEVINRGGSVPSGTVAVPGIPPVGLPSNFKTSQKTFWGPRGSFEYTRLNMRGRAETLTLGGLASRLDQRGSLAYHIPTFRNSSWNVTGNIGGENNSENPIYTARIGEGGLQFQRFMDAKKTKSVILRYNLRYTSLSHLLIPDLVPVSDRNLRISTLSGTFVRDTRDNPLDAHKGIYESAEFDLNAVPMASSVNFVRFLGQVAYYKNIGIENIIWANSIRIGLMNPYAGSRVPLSEKFFSGGGSTLRGFPLNGAGPQRTIAACGNPSDPTTCARIRVPVGGDALFILNSELRIPVPLKKGLGVVGFYDGGNVYSHIRFSDFASNYTNTIGFGVRYETPVGPVRLDIGHNLNAVPGIKATQIFITLGQAF
- the zwf gene encoding glucose-6-phosphate dehydrogenase; the encoded protein is MSTVIQANTVEKPKAPPLPVAEPCLMVIFGASGDLTRRKLIPALFDLACVGCMNPFFQVIGTGRTEMTDDAFRQQMHDAAKSSRDARDFNDLRWDWFAERLHYVTGDIKDPKLFSRISARLDTLSQASRPHNRLFYVSTPASLAPPIVAGLGDAGLNHHAKGWARVILEKPFGRDLQSARALNLEVLKVFGEEDIYRIDHYLGKETVQNILVFRFGNSIFEPVWNRNYVDYVEITAAETVGVENRAAFYEETGALRDMVANHLLQLTALTAMEPPIAFEANAVREQKVQLFRSIRPMTVEEVAKRTVRGQYGPGTINGKPVPGYREEKRVNPQSHTETFAAVEFYIDNWRWAGVPFFIRTGKRLARPMTEIRVHFKRTPQALFARTPDEEVEPNVITLTIQPNEGISISFGAKYPGSQMKTVPVRAEFDYGRSFGTATPVAYETLLLDAMRGDATLFTRGDEIEAEWRIITPIEEAWAQLPPPSFPNYAAGSDGPESAQSMIRGDHRRWRSLDSER
- the pgl gene encoding 6-phosphogluconolactonase, with the protein product MANSDREILVCNDDDDVAREAARRFTAHAGAAIQQRGRFAVALSGGRTPQRLYELLADDPYRDRIDWSLVHFFWGDERFVPSTNKASNYHMTEVALLEALELNNGNVHRVHTELENADTAAAAYERELITFFQAAPGEIPKFDLILLGLGTNGHTASLFPHSKLLHENSHLVAAEYIDEVKQSRISFTAPLLNAARDVLFLVTGLEKAGVVNEVLFGPRDPERLPAQLIHSASGSETWLLDREAAASLPKDSFEILP
- the gndA gene encoding NADP-dependent phosphogluconate dehydrogenase, producing MATTDVITNTAQFGIIGLGVMGQNLALNIEDHGRKVAVWNLEPDWVDRFVAQNADRQIVGTKSLQDFAAALAPPRRILMMIKAGDPVDQMMHKLAPILSPGDIVIDGGNSFFKDTQRREAEWRGKGLKFFGMGVSGGEEGARYGPSLMPGGDKDAYEHMRPILESIAAKSDSGPCVTYVGPDGAGHFVKMVHNGIEYGDMQLIAEAYDLLRRGLGLGAKELSEIFASWNAGLLESYLIDITAQVLSVTDPETGKPLVDLVLDKAGQKGTGKWTAQIALDLAIPIPTIAAAIDARVLSSMKDERVRAAKQYGRTGVRPYSSDKKTFISAVKNALYAAKVCSYAQGMSLIRAGSDEYNWGINLREMARIWKAGCIIRARLLDSIMQAYERRTDLTNLLLDSEFQREIVAAEPDWRHVIATSVSMGVPVPAMSASLAYFDSYTAAHLPQNLTQAQRDYFGAHTYQRADRPEAGFVHTDWLNLLHEKT